CCGTGAGCGGTTCCAGGCGGGTGCGCGCCTCGGCCGCGCGGGTGAACCGCTCCCCGCCGAGGGTGTCGATGACCCGCCGGGCGACCGTGGGGGAGAGCGCGGCGCCGCCCCCGGCCACGGCCCGGACCCCGGCGATCAACTCGCGCGGGTCCCCGGACTTGAGGAGGAAACCGCTGACGCCGCTGCCGAGCGCCCGCGCGATGTAGGCGTCCTCGGAGAAGGTGGTGAGCATGACGACGGCCGTGTCCGGCACCGTCGTGCGCAGTTCCTCGGCCGCGCCGAGCCCGTCGAGCCGGGGCATCCGGATGTCGAGCAGGATCACGTCGGGGCGGTGCTCGCGGGCGAGTTCGACGGCCTCGTGGCCGTCGCCGGCCTCGGCCACCACCTCGATGCCGGGGTCGGTGGCGAGGATGGCCCGCACCCCGGCCCTGATCATCGTCTCGTCGTCGGCAAGCAGCACCCTGATCATGCGGTCCAGGGTATGCAGACGCGCGGGCGCCCCGGAGGGAACGTTCCCTCCGGGGCGCCCGCTCCCGTGCGGTGGTGCTTACGGGAAGGTCAGCTTGAAGCTGTTGATGTAGCCGGTGTCGATGGCCGCCTTGTCCTGGACCCGGAGCTTCCAGACGCCGTTGGCGACCTCCGAGGAGGCGTTCACGGTGTAGGTCTGCTGGATGTTGTCGGCGCTGCCGCCCGCCCGGTTGGACAGGTTGTAGACCGAGCCGTCGGGGGCGATGAGGTCGACGACGAGGTCACCGATGTAGGTGTGGACGATGTCCACGCCGACCTGGAGGTTGCTCGGCGCGTTGCCCGTGATGCCGGAGACGGTCACCGAGGAGGTCACCGCGGCTCCCGGGGAGTCCGGGATGGAGACGTCGGTGTCGTTGCTGAAGACCGTGCCGCCGCCGGGGTTGCCGCCGGAGCGCGCACCCACGTTGATCGCGGCGAAGGCGTCCTGGACGGCCGCGACCTCGGGGCTGCTCGCGCCGTACAGGTCGGTGGCCGCGGCGATGGCACCCGTGCGGGCGCCCGCGTAGTTGGTGGTGGAGCTGAACTTGGTGGTCAGCGCCTTGTACCAGATCGCCGCGGCCTTGTCCCGGCCGATGCCGGTGACGGGCAGGCCGTCGGAGGTCGGCGAGTTGTAGGTCACGCCGTTGATGGTCTTCGAGCCGCTGCCCTCGGACAGCAGGTAGAAGAAGTGGTTCGCCGGGCCCGAGGAGTAGTGGACGTCGATCGAGCCGATGCCCGAGTACCAGGAGTCCTTGGACGCGCCGTCCTTGCTCGGCTTGTCCATGTAACGGAGCGGCGTGCCGTTGCCGTTGATGTCGATCTTCTCGCCGATGAGGTAGTCACCGACGTCCTTGGAGTTGTTGGCGTAGAACTCGACGGTCGAACCGAAGATGTCCGAGGTGGCCTCGTTGAGGCCGCCGGACTCGCCGCTGTAGTTCAGGCCCGCGGTGTTGGACGTGACGCCGTGCGTCATCTCGTGCGCGGCCACGTCGATGGACGTCAGCGGCTTGCTGTTGCCCGAGCCGTCGCCGTACGTCATGCAGAAGCAGGAGTCGTCCCAGAACGCGTTGACGTACGCGTTGCCGTAGTGGACCCGGGAGTACGCGCCGACACCGTCACCGCGGATGCCGGAACGGCCCTGCACGTTCTTGTAGTAGTCCCAGGTGAGCGCGGCGCCGTAGTGCGCGTCGGCGCCCGCGGTCTCCTTGTTGGAGGCCAGGCCGTTGCCCCACGTGTCCGTGGTGTTGGTGAACAGCGTGCCGGTGCCGGAGGAGCCGCCGTTGAGGTTGTACGTCTTGTGGTTGCCGCGCGTCGTGTCCGTGAGGGAGTACGACGGGGCGGTGCCGAGGGTGACCTGGCCGCTGTACATCGTGTTGCCGATGCCGGTCTCGATGGCCTGCCACTCGTACAGCTTGGCGCCGGTCTTGGCGTCCGTGATGACGTGCAGCGCGCTCGGGGTGCCGTCGTCCTGGAAGCCGCCGACGACCGTCTCGTAGGCGAGGACGGGGGTGCTCTTGGCGGCCCACACGACCTTGCGCGGGGCGTGCTTGGTGGCGGCCTTCTCGGCACCCGCCGCGTTCGCGCGGCCGATCGCCTGCTTCTCGGCGGCGGCCGGGGCGATGGTGGCCGCGGCGGTGTCCACCTTGGCGATGTCGGCGCGGCTGGCCTTGATGACACCGGTCTGGGCGCCGGCCTTGGTCTCGTCGACGATCAGGTCGCCGCCGAGGACCGGGAGGCCGTCCAGGGTGCGCTCGTAGCGCGTGTGGGTGGAGCCGTCGCGGTCCTGGACGACGTCGCGGACGGCCAGCTTCTCCGTGGCGCCGAGGCCGAGGCGCTTCGCCGTGGCGGCGGAGTCGGCCTGCGCGGCCTTGATCAGCGCGGCGCGCTGGGCGGGGGAGAGGTCGGCCGGGAGCTTGCCCGGGTTGACCTTGCCGAGGGACTGCGCCGCGGGGGCGGCGGCACCGAAGGTGCCGGCCGAGGCGGTGCCGGCCTGGACACCGATGGTGAGCATGGCGGCGGCGGCGATCAGGGCGCCGGTCGCGGTGGCGCGACGGCTGGGCGTGGATCTCACGCAGACTCCTTATGCGAGGGGGGTACCGGCGGACTTGGGTGAGCCCGTCCGGGCGGAGCAAGGAGAGCTGTGGAGCATGAAGTTGTACTTGTGACGCGGGACCCGTTCGGGGGAACCCGATCGGACGACGCGTTGAACAGTGGTGCGAACAACCGGGGAGAGAGTGACAGAACTGACGGGTACCTGTCAGGACTGCATCGGGAAGTTGGCTGGAAACCGTCCGCTGCCCGAATGTCCGTGTTCGTTAACCGGACGTTTCGTCGATCAGGGCCGCGATGCCGTCCAACGTTCGGCGGAGCCCGAATTCGAAGAGCGTCTCCAGGTCCAGACCGAAGCCCCCACCACTGGTGACCGCCGCCAGCTCCGGGTACGAGCCGGCCGCCTGAATCGCGTCGAACCGTGGCTCATTCTTTTCCATCCACTCGCCGTCGGAGATCCCCGTGTCCTGGCGCGCCTGCTCCTCCAGATCGTCCGCCATCGACAGGCCCTGGACGTAGGCGAAGATCAGCAGATGGGCGTGGAGCTTGTCCGCGGGGGAGAGCGGTGTGCCCCGGAGCGCCCGCAGGACCCACTCCGTGTACCTCATCGCGTTCGGCGTCGCCACCGGCCGCGTGAACGACGCCATCGCGTGTGCCATCCACCGGTGCCGGGCGTACACCCCGCGCAGCCAGCGCGCCCCCTGCTCCAGGCCCGTCCGCCAGTCCGCCGGCACCGGTCCCAGCGGCACCTCGCCGCACACCGCGTCCGCGATCAGCCGCACCAGCTCCACCTTGCCCGGGACGTGGCGGTACAGCGCCATCGTCGACGTGCCCAGGGCCGTCGCCACCCGGCGCATCGTCAGCGCGTCCAGGCCCTCCGCGTCGGCGAGTTCCAGGGCCGCGCGGACGATACGGGCCCGGGTGAGGGCCTGGGCCTCCGTGGCCGGAACCCGCCTCGCCGCGTCCACGACCACCGTCCCCACCCCCGGCTCCACCCGCACCAGGCCCTCCTGGCGCAGCGCCGCCAGCGCCTTCGTCGCCGTCGCCATCGCCACGCCCCACTCGCGCGTGATCGCCCGCGTCGACGGCACCCGGTCACCCGGGGCCAACTCCCCCGTGTGCACGCGGCGTCGGATCTCGGCGGCGATGGCCAGGTAGGGCGGTTCCGTCGGCATGGCGGGTGAGTGTACTAGTGCACCTGTGCGGTGTACACGGGGCTGACCTGTGGCTTTGTGGGGGGTGTGCGTGGTGCACTAGGGCGTTCGTGGCGCTGTACGCCCCCTGTTGCTTCGCTGCTCGCATGACACTCACCGCAGGCCCCTCGACAGCCGCAGAACCCGCCCGCGCCGGACGGCGCGAATGGACCGCCCTCGGCGTCCTCATGCTCCCGCTCCTCCTCGTCTCCATGGACGTCTCCGTCCTCTACTTCGCCATCCCCTCCATCGCCGCCGACCTCCGGCCCGGCGCCACCCAGCAGCTGTGGATCCTCGACATGTACGGCTTCGTCCTCGCCGGACTCCTCGTCACCATGGGCTCCCTCGGCGACCGCGTCGGACGCCGCAGGCTCCTCCTCCTCGGCGCCGCCCTCTTCGGCGTCGCCTCCGTCGCCGCCGCCTACGCCCACAGCCCCGGCGCCCTCATCGGCGCCCGCGCCCTCCTCGGCGTCGCCGGCGCCTGCCTCATGCCGTCCACCCTCGCCCTGATCCGCACCCTCTTCCAGGACCCGGCCCAGCGCACCAAGGCCGTCACCCTGTGGACCACCGTCATGGCGAGCGGCATCTCTTTGGGGCCCGTCGTCAGCGGCGCGCTCCTCGAACACTTCTGGTGGGGGTCCGTCTTCCTCATCAACCTGCCCGCCATGGCCTTGCTGCTGGTCCTCGCGCCGCTGCTGGTGTCCGAGTCCAAGGAGGCCGCGGGGGGTTCGCGGTTCGACTTCGTCAGTGCCGGGCTCTCGCTCGTCGCCCTGCTGCCGGTGATCTACGGGATCAAGGAGCTCGCCAAGGACGGGTGGGCGCCCGTGCCCGCGGTCGCGGTGGCCTTCGGGGTTCTGCTCGGGCTCGCCTTCGTCCGGCGGCAGCTGCGGCTCGCCGAGCCGATGATCGACCTGCGGCTCGTCCGGACTCCCGCGTACGGGGGGTCTCTGCTGGTCAATCTGCTCGCCATGGCCGCGACGGTGGGGTTCGCCGTCTTCCTCACCCAGTACCTCCAGTCCGTCCTCGGCCAGAGTCCGCTCGAGGCGGCCCTGTGGAGCCTCGTTCCCACCGGGGGCGTCATGGTCGCCGCGCCCGTCGCCGCGGTGCTCGCCCAGCGGGTCGACCATGCGTACGTCATGGGTGGCGGGTTCCTCGTCTCCGCCGCCGGGTTCGGGTGGCTGGTCACCGTCGACCGCGCCACGCCCTTCTGGGTCGTCCTCGTGGGCAGCGCCGTCTACGCCGCCGGGCTCGTCTCCGCGATGACCCTCGCCAACGAACTCGCCCTCGGCGCCG
The DNA window shown above is from Streptomyces vietnamensis and carries:
- a CDS encoding response regulator, with the translated sequence MIRVLLADDETMIRAGVRAILATDPGIEVVAEAGDGHEAVELAREHRPDVILLDIRMPRLDGLGAAEELRTTVPDTAVVMLTTFSEDAYIARALGSGVSGFLLKSGDPRELIAGVRAVAGGGAALSPTVARRVIDTLGGERFTRAAEARTRLEPLTGREREVVALLGAGLSNQEIADRMYVVEGTVKAHVSAVLGRLGLRNRVQLAVLAYEAGLVPDA
- a CDS encoding M4 family metallopeptidase codes for the protein MRSTPSRRATATGALIAAAAMLTIGVQAGTASAGTFGAAAPAAQSLGKVNPGKLPADLSPAQRAALIKAAQADSAATAKRLGLGATEKLAVRDVVQDRDGSTHTRYERTLDGLPVLGGDLIVDETKAGAQTGVIKASRADIAKVDTAAATIAPAAAEKQAIGRANAAGAEKAATKHAPRKVVWAAKSTPVLAYETVVGGFQDDGTPSALHVITDAKTGAKLYEWQAIETGIGNTMYSGQVTLGTAPSYSLTDTTRGNHKTYNLNGGSSGTGTLFTNTTDTWGNGLASNKETAGADAHYGAALTWDYYKNVQGRSGIRGDGVGAYSRVHYGNAYVNAFWDDSCFCMTYGDGSGNSKPLTSIDVAAHEMTHGVTSNTAGLNYSGESGGLNEATSDIFGSTVEFYANNSKDVGDYLIGEKIDINGNGTPLRYMDKPSKDGASKDSWYSGIGSIDVHYSSGPANHFFYLLSEGSGSKTINGVTYNSPTSDGLPVTGIGRDKAAAIWYKALTTKFSSTTNYAGARTGAIAAATDLYGASSPEVAAVQDAFAAINVGARSGGNPGGGTVFSNDTDVSIPDSPGAAVTSSVTVSGITGNAPSNLQVGVDIVHTYIGDLVVDLIAPDGSVYNLSNRAGGSADNIQQTYTVNASSEVANGVWKLRVQDKAAIDTGYINSFKLTFP
- a CDS encoding TetR/AcrR family transcriptional regulator C-terminal domain-containing protein, which produces MPTEPPYLAIAAEIRRRVHTGELAPGDRVPSTRAITREWGVAMATATKALAALRQEGLVRVEPGVGTVVVDAARRVPATEAQALTRARIVRAALELADAEGLDALTMRRVATALGTSTMALYRHVPGKVELVRLIADAVCGEVPLGPVPADWRTGLEQGARWLRGVYARHRWMAHAMASFTRPVATPNAMRYTEWVLRALRGTPLSPADKLHAHLLIFAYVQGLSMADDLEEQARQDTGISDGEWMEKNEPRFDAIQAAGSYPELAAVTSGGGFGLDLETLFEFGLRRTLDGIAALIDETSG
- a CDS encoding MFS transporter, coding for MTLTAGPSTAAEPARAGRREWTALGVLMLPLLLVSMDVSVLYFAIPSIAADLRPGATQQLWILDMYGFVLAGLLVTMGSLGDRVGRRRLLLLGAALFGVASVAAAYAHSPGALIGARALLGVAGACLMPSTLALIRTLFQDPAQRTKAVTLWTTVMASGISLGPVVSGALLEHFWWGSVFLINLPAMALLLVLAPLLVSESKEAAGGSRFDFVSAGLSLVALLPVIYGIKELAKDGWAPVPAVAVAFGVLLGLAFVRRQLRLAEPMIDLRLVRTPAYGGSLLVNLLAMAATVGFAVFLTQYLQSVLGQSPLEAALWSLVPTGGVMVAAPVAAVLAQRVDHAYVMGGGFLVSAAGFGWLVTVDRATPFWVVLVGSAVYAAGLVSAMTLANELALGAAPPERAGVAAAVLESGSELGGALGMAVLGAVGAAVYTAAMPSSAPAAARETLGGALSASPGVVEAARDAFVEAMSGAAVGAALLMLLAAGLSLVLLRRKV